One genomic region from Edaphobacter dinghuensis encodes:
- the treS gene encoding maltose alpha-D-glucosyltransferase, protein MKKSGSATDPLWYKDAVIYELHVRAFADSNNDGIGDFGGLLSRLDYLQDLGVTCIWLLPFFPSPLRDDGYDIANYIDVNPSYGTIDDFKQFLDAAHQRGMQVMIELVINHTSDQHPWFQAARLAPKDSPERNMYVWSDTDRLFEGVRIIFTDTEKSNWTWDEVAQQYYWHRFFSHQPDLNFDNPRVMEEVLKAMRFWLDLGVDALRLDAIPYLVERDGTSCENVPETHVKIKEIRAVIDAEYGNRAILAEANMWPDDVRPYFGEGDECHMAFHFPLMPRIYMALRQEDRLPITDIMAQTPAIPDNCQWGLFLRNHDELTLEMVTNDERDYMYLAYSADPRMRINVGIRRRLAPLLDNNRHRIELLNSLLFSFPGTPILYYGDEIGMGDNIYLGDRNGVRTPMQWTSDRNAGFSRAVPARLYAPVIMDPIWGYQAINVEAQLSDQSSLLHWTRNMIALRKLFQVFGRGSLEFLNPENRKVLAYIRCYDRNDGTPPEIVLCVANLSRFAQPISLDLSQFANMVPVEMLGYVPFPVITAQPYALTLSPYSFLWLELQPAAEAPEPIAIQEGERTLELLSPTLDGLLTGSGLELLQQILPTYLPHQRWFGAKSRTIKTVCVLDWVQLPNINAALVFLEITYENQAEGEAKDIYQLPLTISTGEDVENIRSSTPGSIIATLTTPTGPAILHDAVAREDLRQSLLKLIEANSEMPAQHGSIQGHSSSAFAATRGTGPLPARTGSAEQSNTSILYDAKLIMKLFRRLQPGENPDTEIGRFLTETAHFPRIAPFLGDIRLTAENSEPITVAMLQGLVENEGDGWQWTLDELSRYYESAATNPTPHDTGKQPSFLDPLEKEAESASHKIAHEHAGLYLDAAALLGRRTAEMHLALATPTEDAAFSPEPFSPSDLEADATRIDAQIVRTLDALKRGMSHLTDDATVDSAALLLSRRIDLFARANIITSSAPGASGQRIRIHGDYHLGQVLRSHGDYVILDFEGEPARPLVERRAKQSPLKDVAGMLRSFSYAAYAGLSAFTQRRPPNNEADARNLEAWARLWQNAVATEFLHAYRQTINVNPNLIPKPPQAHILLNAYLLEKALYELLYELNNRPAWVRIPLTGILTLPREGNLP, encoded by the coding sequence GTGAAGAAATCCGGCAGCGCCACCGATCCTCTCTGGTACAAAGACGCGGTCATCTATGAGTTGCATGTCCGCGCCTTCGCCGACTCCAACAATGATGGTATCGGCGATTTCGGTGGACTCCTCTCACGTCTTGATTATCTGCAAGACCTCGGTGTTACCTGCATCTGGCTGCTGCCTTTCTTCCCATCACCTCTGCGCGACGATGGCTACGACATCGCCAATTACATCGATGTCAATCCCAGCTACGGCACCATCGATGATTTCAAGCAGTTTCTCGATGCCGCCCACCAGCGCGGCATGCAGGTGATGATTGAGTTGGTCATCAATCACACCTCCGACCAGCATCCGTGGTTTCAGGCCGCACGGCTTGCCCCCAAAGATTCACCCGAACGCAACATGTATGTCTGGTCCGACACCGACAGGCTCTTTGAGGGTGTCCGCATCATCTTCACCGACACCGAAAAATCGAACTGGACCTGGGATGAGGTCGCACAACAGTATTACTGGCACCGCTTCTTCTCGCATCAACCCGACCTCAACTTCGACAATCCGCGTGTCATGGAAGAAGTCCTTAAAGCCATGCGCTTCTGGCTCGATCTCGGAGTAGACGCTCTTCGCCTCGACGCCATTCCCTATCTCGTCGAACGAGACGGCACCAGTTGCGAGAATGTTCCTGAAACCCACGTCAAGATCAAAGAAATTCGCGCTGTCATCGACGCTGAATATGGAAACCGCGCCATCCTTGCTGAAGCCAACATGTGGCCCGACGATGTTCGTCCATACTTCGGCGAAGGCGACGAATGCCACATGGCCTTCCACTTTCCCCTGATGCCGCGCATCTACATGGCGCTGCGCCAGGAAGACCGCCTTCCCATCACCGACATCATGGCGCAAACCCCGGCCATTCCTGATAACTGCCAGTGGGGCCTCTTCCTTCGCAATCATGATGAGCTGACGCTCGAGATGGTCACCAACGACGAGCGCGACTATATGTATCTCGCCTACTCCGCAGATCCGCGTATGCGCATCAACGTAGGCATTCGCCGCCGTCTCGCTCCTCTGCTCGACAACAACCGCCACCGCATTGAGCTACTGAACTCGCTGCTCTTCAGCTTTCCGGGCACACCAATTCTCTATTACGGCGACGAAATCGGCATGGGCGATAACATCTACCTCGGCGATCGCAATGGCGTCCGCACGCCCATGCAGTGGACCTCCGACCGCAACGCAGGCTTCTCTCGCGCCGTCCCAGCGCGACTCTACGCACCTGTCATCATGGACCCCATATGGGGCTATCAGGCCATCAATGTCGAAGCCCAGCTCAGCGACCAGTCATCTCTGCTGCACTGGACGCGCAACATGATCGCGTTGCGTAAGCTCTTCCAGGTCTTCGGACGCGGCTCGCTTGAGTTCCTCAACCCGGAAAACCGCAAGGTCCTCGCCTACATCCGCTGTTATGACCGCAACGATGGCACGCCTCCCGAGATCGTCCTTTGCGTTGCGAATCTCTCGCGCTTCGCTCAGCCAATCTCGCTCGATCTTTCGCAGTTCGCCAATATGGTTCCAGTGGAGATGCTGGGCTACGTGCCTTTTCCTGTCATCACGGCACAGCCATACGCGCTCACGCTCTCACCCTACTCTTTTCTCTGGCTCGAGCTGCAACCAGCAGCCGAAGCTCCTGAACCCATCGCCATTCAGGAAGGCGAGCGCACGCTCGAGCTTCTCAGTCCTACACTCGATGGCCTGCTCACGGGTAGCGGGCTCGAACTACTTCAGCAAATTCTGCCCACCTACTTGCCGCATCAACGCTGGTTCGGAGCCAAGTCGCGTACGATCAAGACCGTTTGCGTTCTCGATTGGGTTCAGCTACCGAACATCAACGCAGCCCTCGTCTTCCTTGAGATCACATACGAAAATCAGGCAGAAGGCGAAGCCAAGGACATCTATCAACTTCCGCTTACTATTTCCACCGGAGAAGATGTCGAGAATATTCGTAGCTCGACCCCCGGCAGCATCATCGCCACGCTGACCACCCCCACCGGTCCCGCTATCCTGCACGACGCCGTAGCTCGCGAAGACCTGCGCCAATCTCTGCTCAAACTCATCGAAGCCAACAGCGAGATGCCTGCGCAACACGGCTCCATTCAAGGCCACAGCAGCTCTGCCTTTGCAGCGACTCGCGGCACTGGTCCTCTTCCGGCGCGTACCGGCTCAGCCGAGCAGTCGAACACCTCCATTCTCTATGACGCCAAGCTCATCATGAAGCTCTTCCGTCGTCTGCAGCCGGGTGAAAATCCAGATACCGAGATCGGCCGCTTCCTCACTGAGACTGCACACTTCCCCCGCATCGCGCCTTTCCTCGGCGACATTCGCCTCACCGCAGAGAACTCCGAACCCATCACCGTCGCGATGCTGCAAGGTCTCGTCGAAAATGAGGGCGACGGCTGGCAGTGGACTCTCGACGAGCTCTCACGCTACTACGAAAGCGCTGCCACCAACCCCACGCCACACGATACCGGCAAACAACCCTCCTTTCTCGATCCACTTGAGAAAGAAGCAGAGAGTGCATCCCACAAGATCGCTCACGAACACGCCGGCCTCTATCTCGATGCCGCCGCTCTGCTCGGCCGCCGCACCGCCGAGATGCACCTTGCTCTCGCCACCCCAACCGAAGACGCCGCATTCTCCCCCGAGCCATTCTCGCCCTCTGACCTCGAAGCCGACGCCACCCGCATCGATGCGCAGATCGTGCGGACGCTTGACGCCCTCAAACGTGGCATGTCGCATCTCACCGACGATGCCACTGTCGACAGCGCCGCCCTCCTCCTCAGTCGCCGCATCGATCTCTTTGCTCGTGCCAACATCATCACCTCGTCGGCTCCCGGAGCCTCCGGCCAGCGCATTCGCATTCACGGCGACTATCACCTTGGCCAGGTCCTCCGCTCGCATGGCGACTATGTCATCCTCGACTTCGAAGGCGAGCCCGCGCGCCCGCTCGTCGAACGCCGCGCCAAGCAGTCACCACTCAAGGACGTTGCCGGGATGCTTCGCTCTTTCAGCTACGCCGCCTACGCCGGACTTAGCGCCTTCACTCAGCGTCGGCCGCCCAACAATGAAGCTGACGCCCGCAACCTCGAAGCATGGGCGCGACTCTGGCAGAACGCTGTGGCTACTGAATTTCTCCACGCTTATCGCCAAACCATCAACGTCAATCCAAACCTCATCCCCAAGCCTCCGCAGGCGCACATTCTGCTCAACGCATATCTTCTTGAAAAAGCGCTC
- a CDS encoding alpha-1,4-glucan--maltose-1-phosphate maltosyltransferase: protein MKPVEGRKRVIIEDVQPEVGCGRYSAKRTLGDSVTVTAAVFADGHDHIAGRLLFRHEKDRAWRSVPLRPLTNDLWSATFTVDKLGAWSYSIEAWIDHFGTWFADLQKRLAAQHDPNADAVSAAQNIPLALRTGAILLEEAATRAKSTDAKLIGRALTTLQQSANKADLATNPIDDKLIDIVNRYPDLTLATRYEQKLSLWVDRERARFSAWYEMFPRSSSTDPSRHGTFADVEALLPDIAAMGFDVLYLPPIHPIGEAFRKGPNNNVVASKGDPGSPWAIGAKDGGHTAIHQQLGTLADFEHLVTAARTHGMELALDIAFQCSPDHPWVTEHPDWFIKRPDGSIQYAENPPKKYQDIYPLNFESSSWRSLWQALHNVFDYWIQHDVHIFRVDNPHTKALPFWEWCISEIHKKHPGVIFLAEAFTRPHVMYSLAKAGFTQSYTYFTWRNTGSELQQYFEEITRPPISDFFRPNLWPNTPDILHETLQTGGRPAFMQRVILAATLGANYGIYGPAFELGENLPAKPGSEEYLNSEKYEIRRWDRNAQHSLAPLITRLNQIRRENRALQSDSSLHFHPVDNPHILCYSKITEDNLILVAINLDPVQEQAGWIDLDLKHLAIGHGQAFDVEDLLTGTHYQWHGRSNYVALRPDVMPAHVFRITRDPNNGNGTKLTSAPAQAETTE from the coding sequence ATGAAACCTGTTGAGGGTCGCAAGCGCGTCATTATTGAAGATGTTCAACCAGAAGTCGGCTGCGGCCGTTATTCCGCCAAGCGAACGCTGGGCGATAGCGTCACTGTGACCGCAGCGGTCTTCGCTGACGGGCACGACCATATTGCCGGACGGCTGCTCTTTCGTCACGAGAAGGACAGGGCATGGCGATCTGTTCCGCTCAGACCACTGACCAACGATCTCTGGTCGGCGACGTTTACTGTAGACAAGCTCGGGGCCTGGAGCTATAGCATCGAGGCATGGATCGACCACTTCGGCACATGGTTTGCAGACCTTCAAAAGCGCCTCGCCGCTCAACACGATCCAAACGCAGATGCTGTCTCAGCAGCACAAAATATTCCTCTTGCGCTCCGCACCGGGGCTATTCTGCTTGAAGAGGCTGCAACTCGCGCCAAGAGTACGGATGCCAAACTCATTGGCCGGGCTCTGACTACTCTTCAACAGAGTGCCAACAAAGCTGATCTGGCTACCAATCCCATCGACGACAAGTTGATCGACATCGTCAATCGATATCCCGACCTTACCCTTGCCACACGCTACGAACAGAAGCTCTCGCTCTGGGTCGATCGTGAACGTGCGCGTTTTTCCGCTTGGTACGAGATGTTTCCTCGCTCCTCCTCCACCGATCCCTCCCGGCACGGCACCTTCGCAGATGTCGAAGCGCTTCTACCCGACATCGCGGCAATGGGGTTCGACGTTCTCTATCTTCCACCGATTCATCCCATCGGCGAAGCATTCCGTAAAGGCCCCAATAACAACGTTGTCGCATCTAAAGGCGACCCGGGCAGCCCGTGGGCCATCGGCGCAAAAGATGGGGGCCACACAGCGATCCATCAGCAGCTTGGCACGCTAGCCGATTTCGAGCACTTGGTCACTGCCGCTCGCACACATGGTATGGAACTCGCGCTCGATATTGCCTTTCAATGCTCTCCCGATCATCCCTGGGTCACGGAGCATCCTGACTGGTTTATCAAGCGACCCGATGGGTCCATTCAGTATGCAGAAAATCCGCCAAAGAAATATCAGGACATCTATCCGCTTAACTTTGAGTCCTCCAGTTGGCGTTCGCTCTGGCAGGCTTTGCATAATGTCTTCGATTACTGGATTCAGCACGATGTGCATATCTTTCGCGTCGACAACCCTCATACCAAAGCGCTGCCGTTCTGGGAGTGGTGCATCAGCGAGATTCATAAAAAGCATCCCGGGGTCATCTTCCTCGCCGAAGCCTTCACCCGCCCACACGTCATGTACTCGCTTGCCAAAGCAGGATTCACCCAGTCCTATACCTACTTCACTTGGCGTAATACCGGCTCCGAGTTGCAGCAGTATTTCGAAGAAATTACCAGACCGCCCATCAGCGATTTCTTCCGCCCCAATCTATGGCCCAATACGCCCGATATCCTTCACGAAACGCTTCAAACCGGCGGACGGCCCGCCTTCATGCAGCGTGTCATCCTCGCTGCCACGCTTGGCGCAAACTACGGCATCTACGGTCCCGCCTTCGAGCTGGGTGAAAACCTTCCCGCGAAACCCGGCAGTGAAGAATATCTCAACAGCGAAAAGTATGAGATTCGCCGATGGGACCGCAACGCTCAACACTCTCTTGCCCCCCTCATCACGCGCCTTAACCAAATTCGACGAGAGAATCGGGCGCTGCAAAGCGATAGCTCCCTCCACTTCCATCCAGTCGATAACCCGCACATCCTCTGCTATAGCAAGATAACGGAGGACAATCTCATTCTGGTCGCAATCAACCTCGATCCTGTACAGGAGCAGGCTGGCTGGATCGACCTCGATCTTAAGCACCTCGCCATCGGCCACGGTCAGGCCTTTGATGTAGAAGATCTTTTGACCGGAACCCACTATCAGTGGCATGGCCGCAGTAACTATGTCGCTCTGCGTCCCGATGTGATGCCCGCACACGTCTTCCGCATCACACGTGACCCGAACAACGGAAACGGTACTAAACTCACCTCAGCACCTGCACAGGCGGAGACAACTGAGTGA